In one Lolium rigidum isolate FL_2022 chromosome 3, APGP_CSIRO_Lrig_0.1, whole genome shotgun sequence genomic region, the following are encoded:
- the LOC124694776 gene encoding fatty acyl-CoA reductase 2, chloroplastic-like, which translates to MGSSCVNLSRALVAPRRPGFAVAGRAHGRSVVALSSSSSRRRADGGVSCGIANGYLGGLSGGSRPPSLPVHGKSSTPGSAPVPDDDHAEGLGIQEFLGGKNFLITGGTGFLAKVLIEKILRTNPDVGKIYVLIKAKDTEAALQRLQNEVVDTELFKRLQETHGKDYHGFIATKLVPVVGDVREANIGIAPELADEISERVDIIVNSAANTTFDERYDVAMDINTVGPFRIMSFAHRFRRLKLFLQVSTAYVNGQRQGVVLEKPFRLGDTIGKESGSSDSSGQHKNAVLDIEAEIKLGFDSRRHADDSASFSQEMKDLGLERAKLHGWQDTYVFTKAMGEMVINSMRGEIPVVTIRPSVIESTWRDPFPGWMEGNRMMDPVVLYYGKGQLSGFLADPDGVLDVVPADMVVNATLASMAKHGRPAAAGSGGGMHVYHVASSTVNPLVFGDLSRFLFQHFTRSPYSDAAGQPIAVPPMRLFDTMDQFASYVEADTLLRTARAGAASAGERLSQRFQELCAKSIEQTIHLGSIYQPYTFYTGRFDNGNTEGLIAEMSAEEKAAFHFDVRSIDWTDYITNVHIPGLRKHVMKGRGVAASASATTSPSSAAVLAGATTTV; encoded by the exons ATGGGGAGTTCCTGCGTCAACCTCTCGCGCGCCCTCGTGGCGCCGAGGCGCCCGGGcttcgccgtcgccggccgcgcTCACGGCAGAAGCGTGGTCgcattgtcgtcgtcgtcgtcgaggagGCGCGCTGATGGCGGCGTGTCGTGCGGCATCGCGAACGGGTACCTGGGCGGTTTATCAGGTGGCTCACGGCCGCCTTCCCTGCCGGTGCACGGCAAGAGTTCCACGCCCGGTTCGGCGCCGGTGCCGGACGATGATCACGCTGAAGGGCTCGGCATCCAGGAGTTCCTTGGTGGCAAGAACTTCCTCATCACCGGCGGAACTGGCTTCCTGGCAAAAG TTCTTATCGAGAAGATCCTGAGGACGAATCCTGACGTGGGCAAGATATACGTGCTGATCAAGGCCAAGGACACCGAGGCAGCATTGCAGAGACTGCAAAACGAG GTAGTGGACACGGAGCTGTTCAAGCGCTTGCAGGAGACCCACGGGAAAGACTACCACGGTTTCATCGCGACCAAGCTGGTTCCCGTGGTGGGCGACGTCAGGGAGGCCAACATCGGCATTGCCCCCGAGCTGGCCGATGAGATCTCTGAACGAGTGGATATCATCGTCAACTCCGCTGCCAACACCACGTTCGACGAGAG GTACGATGTTGCCATGGACATCAACACGGTGGGTCCATTCCGGATAATGAGCTTCGCGCATCGGTTCCGGAGACTCAAGCTGTTCCTGCAAGTTTCGACAG CATATGTGAACGGGCAAAGGCAGGGCGTGGTATTGGAGAAGCCATTTCGGTTGGGTGACACCATAGGGAAGGAGTCAGGCTCCTCGGATTCTTCAGGACAGCACAAGAACGCCGTGCTGGACATCGAGGCGGAGATCAAGCTTGGCTTCGACTCGAGAAGGCACGCCGATGACTCGGCTTCGTTCTCTCAGGAGATGAAGGATTTAGGGCTAGAGAG GGCAAAGCTCCATGGGTGGCAGGACACGTACGTGTTCACTAAGGCCATGGGGGAGATGGTGATCAACAGCATGAGAGGGGAGATACCCGTGGTGACGATCAGGCCAAGTGTGATAGAGAGCACCTGGAGAGATCCCTTTCCGGGATGGATGGAAGGGAACAG GATGATGGACCCTGTCGTTCTGTACTACGGCAAAGGCCAGCTGAGCGGATTCCTCGCTGATCCAGACGGTGTTCTCGACGTG GTTCCGGCGGACATGGTGGTGAACGCGACACTGGCCTCGATGGCGAAGCACGGGCGGCCGGCCGCGGCGGGTTCGGGAGGAGGAATGCACGTGTACCACGTTGCGTCGTCGACGGTGAACCCGCTGGTGTTCGGCGACCTGAGCCGGTTCCTGTTCCAGCACTTCACGAGGTCGCCCTACAGCGACGCGGCGGGGCAGCCCATCGCCGTGCCCCCCATGCGCCTCTTCGACACCATGGACCAGTTCGCCAGCTACGTCGAGGCGGACACACTGCTGCGGACCGCCAGGGCTGGTGCCGCTTCCGCCGGCGAGCGTCTCTCCCAGCGGTTCCAGGAGCTCTGCGCCAAGTCCATCGAGCAGACTATCCACCTTGGCAGCATCTACCAgccctacacattctacaccggcaG GTTCGACAACGGCAACACTGAGGGGCTAATTGCCGAGATGTCGGCAGAGGAGAAGGCGGCATTCCACTTCGACGTGCGGAGCATCGACTGGACGGACTACATCACCAACGTGCACATCCCAGGGCTCAGGAAGCACGTCATGAAGGGGAGGGGCGTCGCAGCCTCGGCCTCGGCCACCACCTCACCGTCCTCCGCCGCGGTGCTTGCCGGCGCCACCACCACGGTGTGA